The nucleotide sequence cgtcGAATGGAAAATTACTATacctacgggacaaattacacagattgagttagcctcaaagtaagttcgagacttgtgttacgagatactaactcaacgatactatattttatacttatatagataaacatccaagactcagaccaatcagaagaagttcttttctcatcattaaTTCATCAAAAAAGAGTAATTACTCTTTCACGTAAAAACTggtgattttgaatttttatcataaaattttccatcaacgtaagagcatcagagaggaataattacaatttgaacatacatacatacatattgtcacgtctatatcccttacggggtagacagagccaacagtcttgaaaagactgaatggccaggttcagtggctttatgatagaattgagattcaaatagtgacaggttgctctagcccatcgcctaaaaaaaaaagaatcccaattttgtaagcctatcccttagtcgccttttacgacatccatgggaaagagatgtcctattcttttttcattggtgccgggaaccacacggccaccaattaaaaaaaaggcaaTTTGAAAGCTGCAGTGAACGCCATACCTGCATCATGACCGGCGGCAGCATGGGCCGCCGCATGGCCGCCTGCTGGCGCGCGGCCGCCACCGCGGCGGACATGTGCGCCGCCACCTGCGACAAGTACGACTGCTGCTACATCAAACATGGCCGcccgcggcgggcgcggcgcgctGTACGCGGCGGCGGTGGTGGGGCTTTGTGATTTTGTTGTATTATATGGACGCTCGTCAAGAATGAACAGATGGTATACAACAGCCAGCAGAACacccatatatgtatattataccATTGGTTTTTATCGTATACCGATATTTCCCCTATAAAAACTCTATATCACGGCCAGATAGATACTCGGTATTCTTTCTACGTTTTGAACGCCACTTGTAAAACAGACAAACTGATTTTGTTGTGACATTTCTATTATATGGACGCTCGTAAAGAATGAACAGATGGTTGAACATAAAACAGGCCATATATATTATAGCATTGGTTTTTGTCGTATACCGATTTTTTCCCTATAAAAACTCTATATCTCGGCCAGCTAGATACTCGGTATTCTTTCTACGCTTTGAACGGCGCTAGTAAAACAGACAAACTGTTATAACActgataatataatacttcAGAGAAGGGAGGCTCCTTGCATGACTTAGATACTGTTTTTACTTGAAGTaatcttcttatttttatttctattattatgaaaattctaaatgttgaactttttaaattataactaaatCTCCACCACCTTGTGTTACATTTActacaaacaaattacaataacaaataGCCCAATATAATCAAAATTGGTGCCATGCCACTATTACAAATTTCGTggtaaataagtacatatgtaaaaaaaaacgacaaGTTACCATTTACATCATGcactaaataaaaacactgAAAAACGATGAGatatattgattaattaaaacttgaaAAATCCATAAATCaagtagaaataataaattcaacatAGATCTTCCATTTcaacaaaacataataaaattaatcgtaAATCAGTAGATAATAATAGATCTGTACCTTATTTTCAACCTTAAAAAACTTTCGAATTAAATTGAGAAAAGCCAAATTCGTGTAAACCATAAATCTAAGAAGCAATAGATCTGTACCTTAtcttcaatattaaaaaataataatcataaagatttttaaaaatttaaattatgaaaatagaaCAAGCCCCATTTGCCATATTTAGACCGATAAATCACAAAAGCTTCTACCACCAACCTTTACCTTACACACATAGGATAATTGTTGACGAACTCACCTCCGCTTGGCTCGTGCTGGGAGTGATCATAACTGGGGCTGCTTGAGGTTGACTATGCGGAGCATCTGGTTTCGGTTTGGGACGATATCTGGGAGAATAACAGTTCAATTATTTATGGTAAGTTAAAACATCAGTTTtggaatgtttatttatatcaaccAACATATGCAAAATTCAATTGTTCAAATTGCAAAGTTGCAGAGTGATAGAATTTTAGCAAAGCTTTTGTGACAAGCAAGAGAGGATCTTCACATACCCTTTGGTTCTGATCAAGAattcaacaaataaattacctactttaaactaagtttactgcaaTTTCCAAACAGTCAGTGCAGGAGAACCGCTAACAAACTGCAcggcagcattttcttcaataacgtcaacttcagaATTATCCAAACATAGAAATGTGGTGTGTAGAGAGGGAGAGCGAATGAGAGAGAGGGAGAGCGAATGAGAGAGAGGGAGAGCGAATGAGAGAGAATGAGAGAGAGGGAGAGCGAATGAGAGAGAGGGAGAGCCAATGAGAGAGAGGGAGAGCGAATGAGAGAGGGAGAGTGAATGAGAGAGGGAGAGCGAATGAGAGAGAAGGGAGAGcgaatgagagagagagacagcCTTACCTGGCGTTCCTGGCGCGCATCTCCTCGAGCGAGACGTCCTCGGGCGGGTGCACGATGCGGGAGCCCGCGCCCGCGGCCGGCACCAGCGCGCCCGCCTCGCCGCCCGCCGCCTCGCCGTTCTCGCGGGGctccgcgccgcccgccgcgccgcccgccgacGACGTCGTGGGCGGCGCGCTGATTGTCGCGTTGCTGTTTAGTTGAGTAGATTAGtttcaattaagttttaaaatgtaaatacatcatccatagacgtagaaaaaaagagGAACATAGTGTggctaaaaaaaaattgttaagctTCGTAACGGAGGGATTGTACGCATGTGTAAAGTGTGAGTAAGAAAGGTTGCATTCGGGGGATAATCTATGACGCAATGGCGGCCGGCTGTCCCGATTGGTGAGTGTGCGTGAGGCGTGTATATGTACAGTAAGCCGGCTTACTATTGGTACTTAATTTTGCGGTATAGTACAACTCAGTCTGCCTTTTTTTCCACGTCTATGAAATCATCGTCCTAGCGTTGGTCCTGAAGCCTTTTGACCGTAATCCTGTTTTGTTTCctaatattctttattgcataaaaatttaaacagttcaaaaaattgttacaaatataaatatatacgggagaaattacacagattgagttgcctcgaagtaagttcgtaacttgtgttacgagatactaaccctaagatactatattttagaatatatacttataaagataaacatccaagacctaggctaatcagagaaagttcgtttctcatgccctggccgagatttgAACCCgagacccccggtgtcacagacaagcgcactaccgctgcgccacacagGCTGcctttataaaagaaataaatcacttgcaatggcggacttatctgTTGAAatgatctcttccagtcaaccgatTAGGTTCGGAATTTAGCAtgcttcatgtaaaatttGCACTCACATCTGATCTGATCTGTGCAGCTTTTGTACGGCAttctaacccatattggagcCCTGAGGTaaacctttgaccatgatcccaGGGTTgggtaaaaaaagtttatacatGAAATTACTCCTTAATGAATGTcatttatgaaaaagaaatgcaCTAATCCACAGTTCCgggaaaaagaaaagaaactaGTATGTAAGAGAAATAAGTATTCAaagcataaaaaaaacaaatattatcattCCAGGCAGGGTAAAGACAGAGTGAGTGAGATAAATTACTGaaagttgttaaaaaaaatagtgagtcatattttttttttcttaatattgtGCAATCAAGAGTTTTAAAGTATTACGAAATTTgtatatgcatgtatatacaaatgaaaaaaaaatatgttatgtgTATATccctgagccaacagtcttgaaaagactgaaaggccacattcagctgtatgcttagtgacggaattgagattcaaataatgaccgGGGCTAGCCAGTCCCTAAAAGACGAATTTCAAATGTTTAAGTCTAGTAGTCTACCTAGTCTAGACTAGTAGTAGTCTATtaaggaaagagatggtgcaTGCCTTAGAAGTAGGCTAGGCTTATTTTGCTTTGCACTGACGTACAATACGTTAGATAATACAATCGTAGGGAGCTAAAGAACATTTTGGACAGTGGACATTCTACAAATTTACGTCtataatatcccttgcgggggtcagagccaacagtcttgaaaagactgaatggccacgttcagctatttggcttattatagaattgagattcaaatagtgacaggttgctatcccaagtttgtaagcctatcccttagtcgccttttacgacatccatgagaaagagatggaatggtcctattcttttttgtattggtgctagCAACCACAAACAACACgggtttttaaaatattcagaaaataaaatttttcgtAATAGAAACTTACCTATACGCAGGGAAAGTAGGCTTGTTTGGATTCGACGTGGGTATGCTGGCTGCTGGGAACAGGGGCCGCATTCCGGGCATCATCAtccttcaaaaaaaaaatgattgtgtaatttaaaatacacgTTTCTCTTGTCATGTCCTATCCAATATCTTTCTCAATAAATCATTGGAAATATGGACGATTTATTGTTACTGATGTTATAGCACGCTCcttgaaatttttttgtaattagtCTGTTTTCTCagtgaattattttatgttattcttatgggaaaataaagtttttctaAACCTTGTTACTGATTTTTAtctaacattaaaataaaaacagccaATGTAACTGTTTCTCTaattctttatattaaaatactagcgacccgccccggcttcgcacgggtgcaaaattcggaaaaattatacataaaaaccttcctcttgaatcactctacctgttacaaaaaaccgcatcaaaatccgttgcgtaattttaaagatttaagcatacagacaaacagactaaaaatttttatgcaaattttaATACGAAGATCTTTTAATatcgtaataaataaaaaaactgtgtAAAACATATTTGTTCTTTTACTCACCTAGGTGCCTGCATAAATGAGGGCATCATGGGGTTCATGGGCATAGGCCCATACATCCCTGGTGGCACGGGGCCCATCGGAGTGGGCAGTATGCCGGGGTTCACGGACGATGGACCAGCTCCAAGCTGTGAAAGAGACAATGTATAATACTCTATCCCTCTTTAATGAATTGATGAATGTGCATATTGAAGCTAGTGTGGAAAGTATGTAGGGCTTGTGCAAAGATTCTTTCTCTCCCTAATGCTTCTGGAAAGAGTGagatgattatatgtagtgcTGCAGATCGACAGTAGTAGACAGTAGTCTTTGACACTATTGTACAAAAGTGAGTTATAGATAGTATTGTTAGGCCTATTGATAGGGtagaagattttttcaaaGGTAATTAATACTAATTATTTGGATCTTCTTCCTCGCTATAGACCCAGTTGAATCCTCAACacactggagaggagcccagggtaagctcttgaccatggaccctggattgggtgagtcagtttTTTACAGGAAGCGACTTTGTCTGACCTCTGTAAACTTTGCAGGTGAACTTAACTTGTAggatcatatggttacacatacagttgcctgaatgtgcaggtttccttatgatgttttccctcaccctAAGAGCACCAGTAAGTTATCAAACTATtgtacataacttcaaaattggtcattggtacatgccacagtgggattcgaaccagtGCCTGTGAGGAACCACGTTTTGACCAGATTACCTTACAGATTCGACCACAGACTctctaattatatgtatgttctctCTTTATTCATCATGAGTACCCAATTGTACCCCCAACTTTGCTTTCTAGGCACAAACTAGTCATACCTAGCATTTATATATAGTTTGATGTAAATAatgaaagataataataataaataagtagtgcATATTATACTGTGGTATACAAGCACACATATATATCATTGTTTTAGAAACTAAAGTTTCTAAGTAAATGATTATTCAACTTCAATTCagttgattttaaattacaaaacattattatctAATAATGTATACAGTAAGTGACTCTGTGCCAACTCTtgccaatatatatatatatctatgttgaaaatatattcaaacaaTTTGACTTACTGTTATTATTGCCGACAGTGACAAGTGCACCATAAAATAACCAAAAAGTTCTCTTACCAAGGCTGGTGTAGCTTTTTTCTTTGCTGCAGGTTCATCATCTTCACTGTCCGAGCCCTTGCCCCCACCTAGAGAAGTAAAATGTTATAGTACAAAgcatttaacaaataattaatctaCTCACCATTGTTGGAACTAACTACACATCCATAACACCTAAGACTACAGTGCCTggagtataaaataaaaaacttgtacatacattttgaTCCAATACCAACTGTAGacgctaaaaataaaacatttttatacctGATTTCTGCTTTTCATGCTCCTTCACATCTTCAGGTGGAATACCTTCCATACCATAGATTTCTATTTCAATATTTGACCTATTTGGTAATGAGTTGGGGACTTTATCTATGGCTTCTTTGTGAACCtgcaacaaattaattaataaataccttcATTTTTACagctgttaaaataaattttaaatgtgtatatattctgatatttacttattttagcGAGAAGTAAATGAAGATGCAAATTATCTAAAGATATTACTACGAGTTAAAAAAGGAATGTCGTGTGGCGTGGGCGGGCGGGGCGACTGCCAAGTCACTAGGGCGGGCGCACGGACTCACCTGCATGCAGTGTATAGACAGTCCTGGGCCAGTGTACAGCTTCTTGTGACAAATGTGGCATTTGAAATGTTTCGCCTTTTGATGTTGAATCAAAATCTTTTCGTCGTCAAACTCCCTATTGCAATACCTGGGATTTTATGGTCATGGAAATTACAGTGTATAATGCAGAGCAATGACACGATTGgttattaatatgaataaataaatgtgggAAATTATTACTTGACCTAAATTACTGAAGGTCACGTGTAAATTTCGCAGTTcgcttttattttgaaaaggaTACCAGCACCACGGTTTAGACGCCTTCTTCTTTTTTCTGCCCATTGTGTGTAGCTTACTTCCAAATGAAACttaagaaacaattttttacacTAATGTTTATCAATACACTTAACTACAAATATATCACAGTTATCAGTATAATTTCTTCAATTTAAAATCGATGTCATGCAGCTGTGCGCAGTTTTCATAAAGGAAAAAGCAACTCAAAACAAGATGGCGACTGGCTTGACTTTTTGACAGCAGTGTTACcagtcacaattttttttttatttttttttaacagctatGGATACATGTGATTTGGTATTTTCCaagataacatataatcacgtctcaaACCCATATGCGGTTGActgagccaatagtcttaaaagtCTGAGGCAACTTACAGCTGTATTGTTTAATTCGCTTAGGCGCTTAACCCGGGCGCTCAGTGTCTCGCACGAATGGTTTCTACATTTACAAAGAAGTGGACACTCTGTAGCTCCTTCTCGCACCTATGCTATTCTAAGTTAAGTGAAGTGAAACAGTGCAAGtgaatgatttaaaattaagctaCCGGCGCTTGCGATTATATCACAGAAGAAATCataccaaataattataaacctgTTCATTATATCACAATAATAATACTGTTGCCTATTATAGCTAAGTAATaacaaaaagtttaataatttatagccTGGCCAGAGTTTCgaagcaaaataataattacaacaaaaggATTACTTGCAACTTATATCTATCCAGTCCAGAAAGGTGAATCAGCTGTGTGCCTACGCATTTTCACTTTCTACTATTTGTCAGCCTATCTTTTTCATTTGACTACGGCGCCGTAAAGCGGGTGATACTAACGATTCCCGAAAATAAAGCTTTTCCATGCCATTAAAGCGTACTCCACCAACAACACCAAATATGTCAAAATCAGACACTGATTTGTCAATCCCTCGCACCGAAATAAGTTCTGAGGACCTCCTTCACAATATTACCACACGACATAAAAGGCCGCGTCAGGGCTCCTCATCACCTACCCAAGTGAATCAATTTAGCAGTGATTTGAGGGAAATGATGGAGGCACTCCACACATCATCTATTAATCAACAAAAAATGATGAATAAACTAATAGAAGAGGTCGCTGagatcaaaaaacaaaatattaaaatccaaAAATCTAACGTGCAAATTGAAAATACCTTGGAAAGCctaaaaaatagtaatgaaaatatgttGAAAAGAATACAGCTTCTTGAAAAAGAGCGCTTTGATC is from Amyelois transitella isolate CPQ chromosome 13, ilAmyTran1.1, whole genome shotgun sequence and encodes:
- the LOC106139012 gene encoding BUB3-interacting and GLEBS motif-containing protein ZNF207 isoform X2 — its product is MGRKKKKASKPWCWYCNREFDDEKILIQHQKAKHFKCHICHKKLYTGPGLSIHCMQVHKEAIDKVPNSLPNRSNIEIEIYGMEGIPPEDVKEHEKQKSGGGKGSDSEDDEPAAKKKATPALLGAGPSSVNPGILPTPMGPVPPGMYGPMPMNPMMPSFMQAPRMMMPGMRPLFPAASIPTSNPNKPTFPAYSNATISAPPTTSSAGGAAGGAEPRENGEAAGGEAGALVPAAGAGSRIVHPPEDVSLEEMRARNARYRPKPKPDAPHSQPQAAPVMITPSTSQAEVAAHMSAAVAAARQQAAMRRPMLPPVMMQPVRVGVPVSMPPVMGMLPVMPQFNLMRPIQPGMLLPGGVVPMGAVFPGGVPGLPVMQPRFR
- the LOC106139012 gene encoding BUB3-interacting and GLEBS motif-containing protein ZNF207 isoform X1; this translates as MGRKKKKASKPWCWYCNREFDDEKILIQHQKAKHFKCHICHKKLYTGPGLSIHCMQVHKEAIDKVPNSLPNRSNIEIEIYGMEGIPPEDVKEHEKQKSGGGKGSDSEDDEPAAKKKATPALLGAGPSSVNPGILPTPMGPVPPGMYGPMPMNPMMPSFMQAPRMMMPGMRPLFPAASIPTSNPNKPTFPAYSNATISAPPTTSSAGGAAGGAEPRENGEAAGGEAGALVPAAGAGSRIVHPPEDVSLEEMRARNARYRPKPKPDAPHSQPQAAPVMITPSTSQAESYLSQVAAHMSAAVAAARQQAAMRRPMLPPVMMQPVRVGVPVSMPPVMGMLPVMPQFNLMRPIQPGMLLPGGVVPMGAVFPGGVPGLPVMQPRFR
- the LOC106139012 gene encoding BUB3-interacting and GLEBS motif-containing protein ZNF207 isoform X3; this encodes MGRKKKKASKPWCWYCNREFDDEKILIQHQKAKHFKCHICHKKLYTGPGLSIHCMQVHKEAIDKVPNSLPNRSNIEIEIYGMEGIPPEDVKEHEKQKSGGGKGSDSEDDEPAAKKKATPALLGAGPSSVNPGILPTPMGPVPPGMYGPMPMNPMMPSFMQAPRMMMPGMRPLFPAASIPTSNPNKPTFPAYSNATISAPPTTSSAGGAAGGAEPRENGEAAGGEAGALVPAAGAGSRIVHPPEDVSLEEMRARNARYRPKPKPDAPHSQPQAAPVMITPSTSQAEPVRVGVPVSMPPVMGMLPVMPQFNLMRPIQPGMLLPGGVVPMGAVFPGGVPGLPVMQPRFR